A genomic region of Papaver somniferum cultivar HN1 chromosome 7, ASM357369v1, whole genome shotgun sequence contains the following coding sequences:
- the LOC113298904 gene encoding 50S ribosomal protein L35, chloroplastic-like, producing MACSTTMSFSLKFFSSSSSSSSSSSSAKNFNVVRLTNFSKGTNSLKLSSCQNISGSFSPSILAVNKLSVSQQTPTFTVFAAKGYKLKTHKASAKRFRVTGNGKIVRRRAGKQHLLGKKNTKRKNRLSKIHPVDRADYDNVIKALPYLKVNRLAK from the exons atggcttgTTCAACTACAATGTCCTTCTCTTTGAAATTCTtctcatcctcatcctcatcctcatcatcttcttcttcagcaaaaAATTTCAATGTAGTTCGTCTAACAAACTTTTCCAAAGGAACAAACTCACTGAAGCTCAGTTCTTGTCAAAACATTTCAGGCTCATTCTCACCTTCAATTCTCGCTGTGAATAAACTCTCTGTATCCCAGCAAACTCCAACTTTTACTGTCTTTGCTGCTAAAGGTTACAAATTGAAAACCCACAAG GCTTCTGCAAAGAGATTTAGGGTTACTGGAAATGGGAAGATAGTGAGGAGAAGAGCTGGAAAGCAACATTTGTTGGGGAAGAagaacaccaagaggaagaaccGATTGTCCAAAATT CATCCCGTCGACCGCGCTGACTATGACAATGTGATCAAAGCCTTGCCGTATCTTAAAGTCAATCGGTTAGCAAAGTAA
- the LOC113295445 gene encoding UDP-glycosyltransferase 79B30-like — translation MSTSTGKPTFHAAMFPFLAMGHLTPFLHLSNKLAEKGNKISYICPPKTISKLESMNLYPNLITFVPLGLPHIDGLPHGAETFSDVSPSLAHLLMLAFFDSRKHVESILIDLRPDFVFFDHAHWVPSFARQVGIKSVAFITSGAASTAYIIVPSRNIQNDDDKTRLSLMEPPPDFPPDSSLKLHAHEVEDAIPFWADKNEDSGGLTTHQLVIILSKDQFQELILGIERTGLPFLAALKPPAGFETVDEALPDGFKERVGGRGLVHGGWVQQPKILAHRSVRCFVSHCGFGSLSESLLNDVQLVLMPQLDDQYLTSRLLSGELKVAVEVERKRNESWFSKESICSAIKMVMDEDSKAGFEIKANHLSLKGLLSKQGVESSYIDNFISKLQEEINK, via the exons ATGAGTACCAGCACCGGAAAACCAACATTTCATGCCGCCATGTTTCCGTTTCTTGCCATGGGTCACTTAACTCCATTTCTTCATCTCTCAAACAAATTAGCAGAAAAAGGTAACAAGATCTCCTATATTTGTCCCCCCAAAACAATCTCCAAATTAGAATCCATGAATTTATATCCAAATCTCATTACCTTTGTGCCACTCGGCTTACCGCACATTGATGGTCTTCCCCATGGTGCCGAAACCTTCTCAGATGTTTCACCTTCACTTGCTCACCTCCTTATGTTAGCCTTCTTTGACTCGCGAAAGCATGTTGAATCTATTCTTATTGATCTTCGGCCGGATTTCGTTTTCTTCGACCACGCGCACTGGGTTCCATCTTTTGCACGTCAAGTTGGCATCAAATCTGTTGCTTTCATTACAAGCGGCGCTGCATCTACTGCATACATTATAGTACCTTCACGTAATATACAAAATGATGACGATAAAACTAGGCTGAGTTTAATGGAACCTCCGCCTGATTTTCCACCTGATTCTTCGTTAAAGCTTCACGCCCATGAAGTTGAAGATGCAATACCATTTTGGGCTGACAAGAACGAAGACAGCGGAGGTTTGACGACTCATCAACTTGTG ATTATTTTGAGCAAGGACCAATTCCAAGAACTGATTCTTGGCATTGAGCGAACGGGGCTGCCATTTCTCGCAGCGTTGAAACCACCTGCAGGTTTTGAGACTGTAGATGAAGCATTGCCAGACGGGTTCAAGGAGAGAGTTGGAGGGAGAGGATTGGTTCATGGTGGTTGGGTTCAACAGCCAAAGATATTGGCTCACAGGTCAGTTAGATGTTTTGTGAGCCATTGCGGGTTTGGATCATTGTCAGAATCATTGCTGAATGATGTTCAGTTAGTTTTGATGCCGCAATTGGATGATCAGTATTTGACGTCGAGGCTATTGAGTGGTGAACTGAAAGTGGCTGTTGAAGTCGAGAGGAAGAGAAATGAAAGTTGGTTTAGTAAAGAAAGTATTTGTAGTGCAATTAAGATGGTGATGGATGAAGATAGTAAAGCTGGATTTGAGATAAAGGCTAATCACTTAAGTTTAAAAGGTTTATTGTCTAAACAAGGAGTCGAGTCGTCGTATATCGATAATTTCATCAGTAAGTTACAGGAAGAGATTAACAAGTGA